One part of the Actinomyces howellii genome encodes these proteins:
- a CDS encoding MarR family winged helix-turn-helix transcriptional regulator, producing the protein MDSTATRTDEDSGPRPEELAAELLEHVGGIHRPAGRELRGSLQGERAVLHHLERCGQSSSPGELAEALHLSSARIANILKALERKGWVERVHDSRDRRRVRVRLTDHGVQCVARFKHEAVTTIGAIIEALGEPDGTELVRIIGRVRSLVEAGVITMPPPPPD; encoded by the coding sequence ATGGACAGCACCGCGACGAGGACGGACGAGGACTCCGGCCCTCGCCCCGAAGAGCTGGCCGCCGAGCTGCTCGAGCACGTCGGCGGCATCCACCGACCCGCCGGCCGCGAGCTCCGCGGCTCCCTCCAGGGGGAGCGCGCCGTCCTCCACCACCTCGAGCGCTGCGGGCAGTCCTCCTCTCCGGGGGAGCTCGCCGAGGCTCTGCACCTGAGCTCGGCGAGGATCGCCAACATCCTCAAGGCCCTCGAGCGCAAGGGCTGGGTCGAGCGCGTCCACGACTCACGCGACCGGCGCCGCGTCCGGGTCCGGCTCACCGACCACGGCGTGCAGTGCGTCGCCCGCTTCAAGCACGAGGCCGTCACGACCATCGGCGCGATCATCGAGGCCCTGGGCGAGCCCGACGGCACCGAGCTGGTCCGCATCATCGGACGTGTGCGCAGCCTCGTCGAGGCCGGCGTCATCACCATGCCCCCGCCCCCTCCCGACTAG
- a CDS encoding ABC transporter permease, which translates to MSPRTYLATTGRILAQLRADRRTVALIMGVPAVLLTLLYFVYSDQSGGEVLFNRVAVSMMAILPMLVMFLVTSVAMLRERTSGTLERLWTTPVHRADLLLGYATAFTLTAVGQSLLLCAVAAWALDVTIASSWAWVVLTALLDAFVGVATGLVTSAFARSEFQAVQFMPVVISPQIFLCGLLVPRDELPRALELAGNVLPMSWANDAVGELASSAGVSGDFWRNMLWLAVAGVVVLLLASMTTPRRSR; encoded by the coding sequence ATGAGCCCCAGGACGTATCTCGCGACCACCGGACGGATCCTGGCCCAGCTGCGTGCCGACAGGCGCACCGTTGCACTCATCATGGGGGTGCCGGCGGTCCTGCTCACCCTCCTCTACTTCGTCTACTCCGACCAGAGCGGCGGCGAGGTGCTGTTCAACCGGGTGGCCGTCTCGATGATGGCGATCCTGCCGATGCTCGTCATGTTCCTCGTCACGAGCGTGGCCATGCTGCGCGAGCGCACCTCGGGCACCCTCGAGAGGCTGTGGACCACCCCTGTCCACCGCGCCGACCTCCTGCTCGGCTACGCCACCGCCTTCACGCTCACAGCCGTGGGCCAGTCCCTCCTCCTGTGCGCCGTGGCCGCCTGGGCCCTCGACGTCACGATCGCCTCGAGCTGGGCCTGGGTGGTCCTCACCGCGCTGCTCGACGCCTTCGTCGGAGTCGCCACCGGCCTGGTCACCTCCGCCTTCGCCCGCTCGGAGTTCCAGGCCGTCCAGTTCATGCCCGTGGTCATCAGCCCGCAGATCTTCCTGTGCGGGCTCCTCGTCCCCCGCGACGAGCTGCCCCGCGCCCTGGAGCTGGCGGGCAACGTGCTGCCGATGAGCTGGGCCAACGACGCCGTCGGCGAGCTGGCCTCCTCAGCGGGCGTCTCAGGCGACTTCTGGCGCAACATGCTGTGGCTCGCGGTCGCGGGGGTCGTCGTCCTCCTCCTGGCCTCGATGACGACGCCGCGCCGGTCGCGCTGA
- a CDS encoding restriction endonuclease subunit S: MSRIDDMLQEMCPEGVEFREIGDFATLVRGSGMPRSSFRESGTGCIHYGHIYTRYGVYASRTEGFVDSEYASKLTSVSPGDLVVANTSENVEDVGKAVAWCGEVDVVTGGHATVLKSEQNAKYLSYYFRTHHFFAEKIRRACGTKVIELPLSGLSRIKVPVPPLAIQHEVVRVLDQFTQLEVELEAELEARRRQYNYYLNGLMSLDSSVSRMKISDVCAAVYSGGTPKVTDRSLYGGNIPWLRTQEVDYRPIWSTREFISDEGFRSSSAKWVPADSVILAISGAGATRGRVAINRVPVTTNQHCCAMVPDRSLITAEYLYYWLVRAYDDLRGRGRGHRLDLTLKIVKDYEVPVPSVREQSRILEALGQFDALVNDLSSGLPAEIEARRQQYEYYRDRLLAFPEKR; the protein is encoded by the coding sequence GTGAGCCGCATCGACGACATGCTCCAGGAGATGTGTCCCGAGGGTGTTGAGTTCCGAGAAATAGGAGACTTCGCAACTCTAGTCCGTGGAAGCGGGATGCCGAGATCGTCATTCAGGGAGTCAGGTACGGGCTGCATTCATTACGGTCATATCTATACTCGGTACGGTGTTTATGCGTCTCGAACAGAAGGGTTCGTTGATTCAGAGTACGCGTCGAAGCTCACGTCTGTCTCTCCCGGAGATCTGGTGGTTGCCAACACGAGCGAGAATGTTGAGGATGTTGGTAAGGCTGTTGCTTGGTGTGGAGAAGTTGATGTAGTGACCGGCGGACATGCTACGGTGCTGAAGTCTGAGCAGAATGCCAAGTATCTCTCATACTACTTCCGCACCCACCACTTTTTTGCCGAGAAAATAAGGCGTGCTTGCGGCACAAAGGTGATCGAGCTTCCGTTGTCGGGGCTGTCTCGAATTAAGGTTCCTGTGCCTCCGCTTGCGATCCAGCACGAGGTCGTGAGAGTATTGGATCAATTCACTCAGCTGGAGGTGGAGCTGGAGGCGGAGCTGGAGGCGCGCCGGCGGCAATATAACTACTATCTTAATGGGCTGATGAGCCTTGACTCGTCGGTTTCGCGCATGAAGATTTCGGATGTATGTGCGGCTGTCTATTCAGGGGGTACGCCCAAGGTCACTGATCGTTCACTGTACGGGGGAAATATTCCGTGGCTGAGGACGCAGGAAGTTGATTATAGGCCGATATGGAGTACGCGTGAGTTCATCTCAGACGAGGGGTTCAGGTCGTCGTCCGCGAAGTGGGTTCCCGCCGACAGCGTGATCCTCGCCATCTCGGGGGCAGGGGCAACTCGTGGACGTGTTGCTATCAATAGGGTGCCGGTGACCACCAACCAGCACTGCTGTGCGATGGTTCCAGATCGCTCGCTCATCACCGCCGAGTACCTCTATTACTGGCTTGTGCGTGCGTATGACGACCTTCGGGGTCGGGGGCGAGGTCATCGATTGGACCTGACCTTGAAGATAGTCAAAGACTACGAGGTGCCCGTTCCATCCGTGCGGGAACAGTCTCGTATCCTCGAAGCCCTTGGTCAGTTTGACGCGCTGGTCAACGACCTCAGCTCGGGATTGCCTGCGGAGATCGAGGCCCGTCGTCAGCAGTATGAGTACTACCGGGACAGGCTTCTTGCCTTCCCGGAGAAGAGGTGA
- a CDS encoding DNA-3-methyladenine glycosylase I — protein MTPAGAEPGGNLPEPVETGGLVIGDDGLARPAWAATDPLLCEYYDTEWGMPVRDEQGVYERLSLEAFQAGLSWVTILRKRPAFRAAFDGFDPDRVADYGREQVDRLMGDARIVRNRAKILATIRNARATIRLREAGGLAELVWSFQPSETPTPRTLAEIPTKSPESLALSTALRKEGFAFVGPTTMHSLMEAIGIIDTHLMGSHRRGASGVWPA, from the coding sequence ATGACCCCCGCTGGCGCCGAGCCCGGCGGGAACCTGCCTGAGCCGGTCGAGACAGGCGGCCTCGTCATCGGCGACGACGGTCTGGCGCGCCCGGCGTGGGCCGCCACCGACCCCCTCCTGTGCGAGTACTACGACACCGAGTGGGGCATGCCCGTGCGCGATGAGCAGGGCGTGTACGAGCGCCTCAGCCTCGAGGCCTTCCAGGCGGGGCTGTCCTGGGTGACCATCCTGCGCAAGCGACCCGCCTTCCGCGCAGCCTTCGACGGCTTCGACCCCGACCGGGTCGCCGACTACGGGCGGGAGCAGGTCGACCGGCTCATGGGCGACGCGCGGATCGTGCGGAACCGGGCGAAGATCCTCGCCACGATCCGCAACGCGAGGGCCACGATCCGCCTGCGGGAGGCCGGCGGGCTGGCCGAGCTCGTCTGGTCCTTCCAGCCCTCCGAGACACCGACCCCGCGCACGCTCGCCGAGATCCCCACGAAGTCCCCCGAGTCGCTGGCCCTGTCCACCGCGCTGCGCAAGGAGGGCTTCGCCTTCGTCGGCCCCACGACGATGCACTCCCTCATGGAGGCGATCGGCATCATCGACACCCACCTCATGGGCTCCCATCGGCGCGGCGCCTCCGGCGTCTGGCCCGCATGA
- a CDS encoding type I restriction endonuclease subunit R, translating into MPVHDRPGPGIEPVLLTDEATVVGLYDPESGSRSGYQSEAELERALIAQLREQAYEYVVLESEADLIANLRAQLETLNDYTFTDQEWRRFFETSILTRSGVDEIAEKTRRIQEDHVQVLQRDNGESKNIRLIDKQRVHNNRLQVTNQYTADDGAHKSRYDVTVLVNGLPLVHIELKRRGVEIREAFNQINRYQRDSFWAGAGLFGYVQIFVISNGTHTKYYSNTTRLDHITESGRTRRQAKAATSDSFEFTSWWSDATNAPIAELTDFTATFLAKHTLLAVLTRYCVLTTAGKLLVMRPYQIAATEAILRRIGTASAHGLTGTIEGGGYIWHTTGSGKTLTSFKTAKLAAGLEGIDKVVFVVDRKDLDHQTIREYNRFAQGTVSANQSTAQLARQIDDPSVRIIVTTIQKLSTFVKGHRAHRIYDGHVVLIFDECHRSQFGDMHTDITKAFRNYHLFGFTGTPIFAANSSSGGDIRLRTTEQAFGRQLHAYTIVDAIRDKNVLPFRIDYIDTVRMPASVRDGEVSGIDAERALLDPERLRQVVTYIREHFDHKTRRNSAYTLGQRRLLGFNSLLATASIKAARAYYAEFRRQQETLPADRRLSIGIVYSYAPNADAPGETLADESVDPTALSTDDRAFLDDAITDYNTQFGTTYDTSAQGFEGYYEDISKRLAERQIDLVIVVNMFLTGFDSKTLNTLWVDKPLRAHGLIQAFSRTNRILNAVKSYGNIVCFRDLQEETDEAIALFGNKDAGGLVLLKAYAEYLADYLDKVARLRERFEPGRRIDSEAESRAFITQFGAILRLRNILTSFDDFSGDDVVDEAELQDYRSVYVDLYSQMRRTSDADKEVVNDELVFEMELVRQVEVGVDYILMLVEKHRQGVPGGQDREIPVEIARAVASSPTLHSRRDLIEDFVRSVSAHGDVAAQWHDFISLRRETELEDIISGERLQKDATLALVEDAMRDGYVPTEGTGITKILPPVSRFHRPTDGKDGYDAKKKRVVRALAAYVDRFRVLGGPA; encoded by the coding sequence ATGCCTGTCCACGACCGTCCCGGCCCCGGAATCGAGCCGGTGCTCCTGACCGACGAGGCTACCGTCGTCGGCCTCTACGATCCTGAGAGCGGATCACGCTCCGGCTACCAGTCGGAGGCCGAGCTGGAACGCGCCCTCATCGCCCAACTGCGGGAGCAGGCCTACGAGTACGTCGTCCTGGAGTCCGAGGCCGATCTGATCGCGAACCTCCGCGCCCAGCTCGAGACGCTCAACGACTACACCTTCACCGACCAGGAGTGGAGGCGCTTCTTCGAGACGTCCATCCTCACCCGGTCCGGCGTCGACGAGATCGCCGAGAAGACGCGTCGTATCCAGGAGGACCACGTCCAGGTCCTCCAGCGCGACAACGGCGAGTCGAAGAACATCCGACTCATCGACAAGCAGCGAGTTCACAACAACCGACTTCAGGTGACCAACCAGTACACCGCCGACGACGGCGCCCACAAGAGCCGCTACGACGTGACCGTCCTCGTCAACGGCCTGCCCTTGGTTCACATCGAGCTCAAGCGCCGCGGGGTGGAGATCCGCGAGGCCTTCAACCAGATCAACCGCTATCAGCGCGACTCCTTCTGGGCAGGCGCAGGCCTGTTCGGCTACGTCCAGATCTTCGTTATCTCCAACGGCACCCACACGAAGTACTACTCCAACACCACCCGCCTCGACCACATCACGGAGTCAGGGCGCACCCGGCGGCAGGCCAAGGCCGCTACCTCCGACTCCTTCGAGTTCACCTCCTGGTGGTCCGATGCCACTAACGCCCCCATCGCCGAGCTGACGGACTTCACCGCGACCTTCCTCGCCAAGCACACCCTCCTGGCCGTCCTCACCCGCTACTGCGTGCTCACCACCGCCGGCAAGCTGCTCGTCATGCGGCCCTACCAGATCGCCGCCACCGAGGCGATCCTGCGACGTATCGGCACCGCATCTGCCCACGGGCTCACCGGCACCATCGAGGGCGGTGGCTACATCTGGCACACCACCGGCAGCGGCAAGACCCTGACCTCCTTCAAGACCGCGAAGCTTGCCGCCGGTCTGGAGGGCATCGACAAGGTGGTCTTCGTCGTCGACCGCAAGGACCTCGATCACCAGACCATCCGGGAGTACAACCGCTTCGCGCAGGGCACCGTCTCAGCCAACCAGTCCACCGCCCAGCTGGCCAGGCAGATCGACGACCCGTCGGTGAGGATCATCGTCACGACCATCCAGAAGCTCTCGACCTTCGTCAAGGGCCACCGCGCCCACCGCATATACGACGGCCACGTCGTCCTCATCTTCGACGAGTGCCACCGCAGCCAGTTCGGTGACATGCACACCGACATCACCAAGGCGTTCCGGAACTACCACCTCTTCGGGTTCACGGGTACCCCCATCTTCGCAGCCAACTCCAGCTCGGGGGGCGACATCAGGCTGCGCACCACCGAGCAGGCCTTCGGCAGGCAGCTGCACGCCTACACGATCGTCGACGCCATCCGCGACAAGAACGTCCTGCCCTTCCGCATCGACTACATCGACACCGTCAGGATGCCCGCCTCCGTGCGCGACGGCGAGGTCAGCGGCATCGACGCCGAGCGCGCCCTGCTCGACCCGGAGCGTCTCAGACAGGTCGTCACCTACATCCGCGAGCACTTCGACCACAAGACGAGGCGCAACTCCGCCTACACCCTGGGCCAGCGGCGCCTCCTGGGCTTCAACTCCCTGCTGGCTACCGCCTCGATCAAGGCCGCCCGCGCCTACTACGCGGAGTTCCGGCGCCAGCAGGAGACGCTGCCGGCCGACAGGCGCCTGAGTATCGGGATCGTCTACTCGTACGCGCCCAACGCCGACGCGCCAGGGGAGACCCTGGCCGACGAGTCCGTCGACCCCACCGCCCTGTCGACCGATGACCGAGCCTTCCTCGACGACGCCATCACGGACTACAACACCCAGTTCGGCACGACCTACGACACGAGCGCCCAGGGTTTCGAGGGCTACTACGAGGACATCTCCAAGCGCCTGGCCGAACGACAGATCGACCTGGTCATCGTCGTCAACATGTTCCTCACGGGCTTCGACTCCAAGACCCTCAACACCCTGTGGGTGGACAAGCCCCTCCGCGCCCACGGGCTCATCCAGGCCTTCTCCCGCACCAACCGGATCCTCAATGCGGTCAAGTCCTACGGCAACATCGTGTGCTTCCGTGACCTCCAGGAGGAGACCGACGAGGCGATCGCGCTGTTCGGGAACAAGGACGCCGGCGGCCTGGTGCTGCTCAAGGCCTACGCCGAGTACCTCGCCGACTACCTGGACAAGGTCGCCCGGCTGCGCGAACGCTTCGAACCCGGCCGCCGCATCGACTCCGAGGCTGAGAGCCGAGCCTTCATCACGCAGTTCGGCGCGATCCTCCGGCTGCGCAACATTCTGACCAGCTTCGACGACTTCTCAGGTGACGACGTGGTCGACGAGGCCGAGCTGCAGGACTACCGCAGCGTGTACGTCGACCTTTACTCCCAGATGCGTCGCACCTCTGATGCGGACAAGGAGGTCGTCAACGACGAGCTCGTCTTCGAGATGGAGCTCGTCAGGCAGGTCGAGGTGGGGGTCGACTACATCCTCATGCTCGTCGAGAAGCACCGTCAGGGCGTCCCCGGCGGTCAGGACCGCGAGATCCCCGTCGAGATCGCCCGAGCGGTCGCCTCCAGCCCCACGCTGCACTCCAGGAGGGACCTCATCGAGGACTTCGTGCGCTCGGTGTCCGCCCACGGCGACGTCGCCGCCCAGTGGCACGACTTCATCAGCCTGCGGCGCGAGACCGAACTCGAGGACATCATCAGCGGGGAGAGGCTCCAGAAGGACGCGACACTGGCCTTGGTCGAGGACGCGATGCGAGACGGGTACGTCCCCACCGAGGGCACAGGCATCACGAAGATCCTTCCGCCGGTCTCCCGCTTCCACCGCCCGACCGACGGCAAGGACGGCTACGACGCCAAGAAGAAGCGCGTCGTCCGTGCCCTTGCCGCCTACGTCGACCGCTTCCGCGTGCTCGGCGGCCCCGCATGA
- a CDS encoding GIY-YIG nuclease family protein, translated as MVGKHIELFLVDGEPGGITTANVSGWTGHVLAGPRTALTRLLARDEAHRNGVYLLLGEDPESIDSTRCYIGRTEDFSMRFRQHDRKKDWWDRAVLISSKEDSFNEGHWGYLEARLVDIARRAERSSLPDNLQTPQLRKLSEAQISDVEAFLDQIHGILPVLGVHVLRTATGPEPEDRSDPVLSPVFTLVVPRRGVEARARVIGEEFVMLAGSHVVGAWNAAGRSEQTRRAYDSYRARHAKLVADGSIVVEGAIGVLTRDVPFTSPSTAGAVATGAACNGRRSWKTDGMAYGDWENRDLAVDQPSAPSPIAGGL; from the coding sequence GTGGTCGGGAAGCATATCGAGCTGTTCCTCGTCGACGGGGAGCCAGGGGGTATCACCACCGCGAACGTCTCCGGCTGGACCGGCCATGTCCTCGCCGGGCCCCGGACGGCGCTGACCCGCCTCCTGGCCCGGGACGAGGCGCACAGGAACGGCGTGTACCTTCTGCTCGGCGAGGACCCTGAGTCGATCGACAGCACACGCTGCTACATCGGGCGGACCGAGGACTTCTCGATGAGATTCCGCCAGCACGATCGAAAGAAGGACTGGTGGGACCGGGCGGTGCTCATCAGCTCCAAGGAGGACTCCTTCAACGAGGGCCACTGGGGCTACCTTGAAGCACGTCTGGTCGACATCGCCAGGAGGGCGGAGCGATCCTCCCTACCCGACAACCTTCAGACCCCGCAGTTGCGCAAGCTCTCCGAGGCCCAGATCTCCGACGTCGAGGCGTTCCTTGACCAGATTCACGGCATCTTGCCCGTCCTGGGCGTCCACGTCCTGCGCACCGCAACCGGGCCCGAGCCGGAGGATCGTTCCGACCCCGTGCTGTCACCGGTGTTCACCCTGGTCGTCCCCCGGCGAGGGGTTGAGGCCCGTGCACGCGTGATCGGCGAGGAGTTCGTCATGCTGGCAGGCTCCCACGTCGTAGGAGCCTGGAACGCCGCAGGGCGAAGCGAGCAGACCCGACGCGCCTACGACTCCTACCGGGCCCGGCACGCCAAGCTCGTGGCCGACGGCAGCATCGTCGTCGAGGGGGCGATCGGGGTGCTCACCCGCGATGTCCCATTCACCTCCCCGTCAACCGCCGGGGCCGTCGCCACCGGAGCGGCCTGCAACGGTCGGAGGTCATGGAAGACCGACGGAATGGCGTACGGTGACTGGGAGAACCGCGATCTCGCCGTCGACCAGCCCAGCGCGCCCTCACCGATCGCAGGAGGCCTCTGA
- a CDS encoding TetR/AcrR family transcriptional regulator, protein MTPRGRRPAGSPDARDAILTAARAAFAREGFSTSLRGIARQAGVDPALVHHYFPDRARLFAQAVIVDAEGAGLDVEAVVERLASLRAEDLGEGVVRLFLTTWQTMGADRFTAMVRAAMTDDLARTSLQSYISSELLEPVIARHAADRPVLRAQLIASQMLGLGVARWVTEVSEIAAADVEDLVAIYGPTIQRYATEDLPGA, encoded by the coding sequence ATGACCCCCCGCGGGCGTCGTCCGGCCGGAAGCCCTGACGCAAGAGACGCCATCCTCACCGCCGCCCGCGCGGCCTTCGCCCGGGAGGGGTTCTCCACCTCCCTGCGGGGCATCGCCCGGCAGGCCGGGGTCGACCCCGCCCTGGTGCACCACTACTTCCCCGACCGCGCCCGCCTCTTCGCCCAAGCCGTCATCGTCGACGCCGAGGGCGCAGGTCTCGACGTGGAGGCCGTGGTCGAGCGTCTGGCCTCCCTGCGCGCCGAGGACCTGGGGGAGGGGGTCGTCCGCCTCTTCCTGACGACCTGGCAGACGATGGGCGCTGACCGCTTCACCGCCATGGTGCGCGCCGCCATGACCGACGACCTGGCGCGCACGAGCCTGCAGTCCTACATCTCCAGCGAGCTCCTCGAGCCGGTCATCGCACGGCACGCCGCCGACCGCCCCGTCCTGCGCGCCCAGCTCATCGCCAGCCAGATGCTCGGGCTCGGCGTGGCGCGCTGGGTCACAGAGGTCTCCGAGATCGCCGCGGCCGACGTCGAGGACCTCGTGGCCATCTACGGGCCGACGATCCAGCGCTACGCCACCGAGGACCTTCCCGGCGCGTGA
- a CDS encoding methylated-DNA--[protein]-cysteine S-methyltransferase, translating into MTTTTSRAGSHCLLDVAYRTIDTPVGRLLLAATDTGLVRVAFEREGFEAVLESLAQAVSPRVLEAPARLDRVAAELDEYFAGQRQAFDVPLDHTMSSRASGFRQLVQRYLPRIGYGTTRTYKEVAELVGHPRAVRAVGTACATNPLPVVVPCHRVLRTDGGLGGYLGGLEAKTRLLALERAA; encoded by the coding sequence ATGACGACGACGACCTCGCGGGCCGGGAGTCACTGCCTGCTCGACGTCGCCTACCGCACGATCGACACCCCGGTGGGCCGTCTGCTGCTGGCCGCCACCGACACCGGCCTCGTGCGCGTCGCCTTCGAGCGCGAGGGCTTCGAGGCGGTGCTGGAGTCGCTGGCGCAGGCCGTCAGCCCCCGGGTCCTGGAGGCGCCAGCCCGTCTCGATCGGGTCGCCGCAGAGCTCGACGAGTACTTCGCAGGCCAGCGGCAGGCCTTCGACGTGCCCCTGGACCACACGATGTCCTCAAGGGCATCGGGCTTCCGGCAGCTCGTCCAGCGCTACCTTCCGCGCATCGGCTACGGGACCACGCGGACCTACAAGGAGGTCGCCGAGCTCGTCGGGCACCCCCGGGCGGTCCGGGCGGTCGGAACGGCCTGTGCGACGAACCCCTTGCCCGTCGTGGTGCCCTGCCACCGGGTGCTGCGCACCGACGGCGGCCTGGGCGGGTACCTCGGCGGCCTCGAGGCCAAGACGAGGCTGCTGGCGCTGGAGCGGGCGGCATGA
- a CDS encoding ABC transporter ATP-binding protein, translating into MTRSRKQILRGIDLALAPGTVTGLLGPSGCGKTTLMRVLVGVQRYEGEVLVLGHAPGAPAVRGRTGYVTQSAAIYRDLTGRQNLRYFSRLAGPRSRDVDEVLDLVGLGAIADRRVETYSGGEAGRVSLGCALVAAPEVLVLDEPTVGLDPVTREELWESFRRLAESGTTLLVSSHVMDEAFRCDQVLLMRAGRLLETTTAPELLERTGAATLDEAFLAVIRTEEP; encoded by the coding sequence GTGACGCGCAGCCGAAAGCAGATCCTGCGCGGCATCGACCTCGCGCTCGCGCCGGGCACCGTCACCGGCCTGCTCGGCCCCTCGGGCTGCGGCAAGACCACCCTCATGCGCGTGCTCGTCGGCGTCCAGCGCTACGAGGGGGAGGTCCTCGTCCTGGGACACGCCCCCGGAGCCCCGGCGGTGCGAGGCCGCACCGGCTACGTCACCCAGTCAGCCGCGATCTACCGCGACCTGACCGGCAGGCAGAACCTGCGCTACTTCAGCCGGCTGGCCGGACCTCGATCCCGCGACGTCGACGAGGTCCTCGACCTCGTGGGCCTGGGTGCCATCGCCGACCGCCGGGTCGAGACCTACTCGGGAGGAGAGGCGGGGCGCGTCTCCCTGGGATGCGCCCTCGTCGCGGCGCCTGAGGTCCTCGTCCTCGACGAGCCGACCGTCGGCCTGGACCCCGTGACCCGTGAGGAGCTGTGGGAGTCCTTCCGGCGGCTGGCCGAGTCCGGAACGACCCTGCTCGTGTCCAGCCACGTCATGGACGAGGCCTTCCGCTGCGACCAGGTCCTGCTCATGCGGGCAGGACGCCTCCTGGAGACCACGACCGCACCGGAGCTCCTGGAACGCACCGGTGCGGCCACCCTTGACGAGGCCTTCCTTGCCGTGATCCGTACGGAGGAGCCATGA
- a CDS encoding type I restriction-modification system subunit M yields the protein MSKETDRAELHRAIWQVANELRGSVDGWDFKAYVLGFLFYRFISENLTEYINALEHKAGYEDFDYRFLSQDAAEEAREGIVNEKGFFIAPGDLFVNVRARAPRDENLNETLERIFKNIEASATGTGAESDLKGLFDDVDVNSTKLGRTVAQRNDKLVRILNAIGDLNLSYGESSIDTFGDAYEYLMTMYASSAGKSGGEFFTPQEVSEVLARIAVMGKTSVNRVYDPACGSGSLLLKLATVLGKDKVHGGFFGQEINLTTYNLCRINMFLHDINFADFNIAHGDTLTDPAHWDDEPFEAIVSNPPYSTNWVGKDDPALIHDPRFSPAGVLAPKSRADLAFTMHMLSWLAVNGTAAIVEFPGVLYRGGAEARIRKYLVDNNYVDAVVQLPSDLFFGTTIATCVIVLKKSRTDSSVLFVDASRQFVRSGNKNKLSPANREMILRTIEERKEVAHTAALVSPEQIEDNGYNLSVSSYVEAEDTREAVDIRALNAEIERIVARQAALRASIDAIVADLEGGAR from the coding sequence TTGAGCAAAGAGACTGACCGCGCTGAGCTGCACCGCGCCATCTGGCAGGTCGCCAACGAGCTGAGAGGCTCGGTGGACGGGTGGGACTTCAAGGCCTACGTGCTGGGCTTCCTCTTCTACCGCTTCATCTCCGAGAACCTGACCGAGTACATCAACGCACTGGAGCACAAGGCGGGCTACGAGGACTTCGACTACCGGTTCCTGTCCCAGGACGCTGCCGAGGAGGCGCGGGAGGGCATCGTTAACGAGAAGGGCTTCTTCATCGCACCGGGGGACCTGTTCGTCAACGTGCGGGCCCGGGCTCCCCGGGACGAGAACCTCAACGAGACGCTGGAGAGGATCTTCAAGAACATCGAGGCCTCCGCCACCGGCACCGGCGCCGAGTCCGACCTCAAGGGGCTGTTCGACGACGTCGACGTCAACTCCACCAAGCTGGGGCGCACCGTTGCGCAGCGCAATGACAAGCTCGTGCGCATCCTCAACGCGATCGGTGACCTCAACCTGTCCTACGGCGAGTCCTCGATCGACACCTTCGGGGACGCCTACGAGTACCTCATGACGATGTACGCCTCGAGCGCAGGAAAGTCCGGCGGCGAGTTCTTCACCCCCCAGGAGGTCTCTGAGGTCCTCGCCCGCATCGCGGTCATGGGCAAGACGAGCGTCAACCGGGTGTACGACCCTGCCTGCGGGTCGGGGTCCCTGCTGCTCAAGCTCGCCACCGTGCTCGGCAAGGACAAGGTGCACGGCGGCTTCTTCGGCCAGGAGATCAACCTGACCACCTACAACCTGTGCCGGATCAACATGTTTCTGCACGACATCAACTTCGCCGACTTCAACATCGCCCACGGGGACACGCTCACCGATCCCGCTCACTGGGACGACGAGCCCTTCGAGGCGATCGTGTCCAACCCGCCCTACTCGACGAACTGGGTCGGCAAGGACGACCCCGCCCTCATCCACGACCCCAGGTTCTCGCCGGCGGGAGTCCTGGCTCCGAAGTCCAGGGCCGACCTCGCCTTCACGATGCACATGCTGTCCTGGCTGGCGGTCAACGGCACGGCGGCGATTGTCGAGTTCCCCGGGGTGCTCTACCGCGGGGGCGCCGAGGCGAGGATCCGGAAGTACCTCGTGGACAACAACTACGTCGACGCCGTCGTCCAGCTTCCGTCCGACCTGTTCTTCGGGACGACGATCGCCACGTGCGTGATCGTGCTCAAGAAGTCCAGGACGGACAGCTCCGTGCTGTTCGTGGACGCCTCGCGTCAGTTCGTGCGCTCCGGCAACAAGAACAAGCTCTCCCCGGCCAACCGGGAGATGATCCTCAGGACGATCGAGGAGCGTAAGGAGGTCGCGCACACGGCGGCGTTGGTGAGCCCGGAGCAGATCGAGGACAACGGCTACAACCTGTCGGTGTCCTCGTACGTGGAGGCCGAGGACACCCGTGAGGCGGTCGACATCCGGGCCCTCAACGCCGAGATCGAGCGGATCGTGGCACGCCAGGCCGCGCTGCGCGCGAGCATCGACGCCATCGTCGCCGACCTCGAGGGCGGTGCGAGGTGA